In a genomic window of Sarcophilus harrisii chromosome 4, mSarHar1.11, whole genome shotgun sequence:
- the S1PR1 gene encoding sphingosine 1-phosphate receptor 1, with the protein MGSTSVPSVKAFPSSVSDYVNYDIIVKHYNYTGKLNPSAEGGLKVTSALFILICCFIILENIFVLLTIWKTKKFHRPMYYFIGNLALSDLLAGVAYTANLLLSGATTYKLTPAQWFLREGSMFVALSASVFSLLAIAIERYITMLKMKLHNGSNSFRSFLLISACWVISLILGGLPIMGWNCIGSLHSCSTVLPLYHKHYILFCTTVFTLLLLSIVILYCRIYSLVRTRSRRLTFRKNISKASRSSEKSLALLKTVIIVLSAFIACWAPLFILLLLDVGCKVNTCKILYKAEYFLVLAVLNSATNPIIYTLTNKEMRRAFVRIMSCCKCPSGDSGTKFKRPIIGGMEFSRSKSDNSSHPQKDDGDNPETIMSSGNVNSSS; encoded by the coding sequence ATGGGCTCCACCAGTGTGCCGTCGGTCAAGGCCTTTCCCAGCTCGGTCTCTGACTATGTCAACTATGACATCATCGTCAAGCATTACAACTACACGGGCAAGCTGAACCCCAGCGCGGAGGGAGGCCTCAAAGTGACCTCGGCGTTATTCATCCTTATCTGCTGCTTCATTATCCTGGAGAACATTTTCGTCCTCCTAACTATCTGGAAAACCAAGAAGTTTCACCGGCCCATGTACTATTTCATTGGCAATTTAGCCCTGTCGGACCTGTTGGCCGGGGTGGCGTACACAGCCAACCTCCTCCTCTCCGGGGCCACCACTTACAAACTCACCCCCGCGCAGTGGTTCCTGCGGGAGGGCAGCATGTTCGTGGCCCTGTCGGCCTCGGTGTTCAGCTTGCTGGCCATCGCCATCGAGCGCTACATCACCATGCTGAAGATGAAGCTGCACAACGGGAGCAACAGTTTCCGTTCCTTCCTGCTCATCAGCGCTTGCTGGGTCATCTCTCTGATTCTGGGGGGCCTGCCCATCATGGGCTGGAACTGCATTGGCTCCTTGCACAGCTGCTCCACCGTGCTGCCCCTCTATCACAAGCACTATATCCTCTTCTGCACCACGGTTTTCACCCTCCTCCTGCTCTCCATCGTCATCCTCTACTGCCGGATCTATTCTCTGGTCAGGACTCGGAGCCGCCGGCTGACCTTCCGCAAGAACATTTCTAAGGCGAGCAGGAGCTCCGAGAAGTCCCTGGCGCTCCTTAAGACGGTCATCATCGTCCTGAGCGCTTTCATTGCCTGTTGGGCTCCGCTTTTCATCTTGCTTCTTCTGGACGTAGGCTGCAAGGTGAACACGTGTAAAATCCTCTACAAGGCGGAGTATTTCTTGGTGTTGGCGGTGCTCAACTCGGCCACCAACCCCATCATTTACACGCTGACCAATAAGGAGATGCGGAGGGCCTTCGTCCGCATCATGTCTTGCTGCAAGTGCCCAAGCGGAGACTCGGGGACCAAGTTCAAGCGGCCCATCATCGGCGGCATGGAGTTCAGCCGGAGCAAATCCGACAATTCTTCCCATCCGCAGAAGGACGACGGCGACAACCCAGAGACTATCATGTCCTCTGGGAATGTGAATTCTTCCTCCTAA